Proteins encoded together in one Urocitellus parryii isolate mUroPar1 chromosome 3, mUroPar1.hap1, whole genome shotgun sequence window:
- the Mif gene encoding macrophage migration inhibitory factor, with protein MPMFVVNTNVPRASVPDGLLSELTQQLAQATGKPAQYIAVHVVPDQLMAFAGSSEPCALCSLHSIGKIGGAQNRSYSKLLCGLLAERLRISPDRIYINYYDMNAANVGWNGSTFA; from the exons ATGCCGATGTTCGTCGTGAACACCAACGTGCCCCGTGCCTCCGTGCCCGACGGGCTCCTCTCAGAGCTCACTCAGCAGCTGGCGCAGGCCACCGGCAAGCCGGCTCAG TACATCGCAGTGCACGTGGTTCCGGACCAGCTCATGGCCTTTGCCGGCTCCAGCGAACCCTGCGCGCTCTGCAGCCTGCACAGCATAGGCAAGATTGGTGGCGCGCAGAACCGCTCCTACAGCAAGTTGCTGTGCGGCCTGCTGGCCGAGCGTCTGCGCATCAGCCCGGACAG GATCTACATCAACTACTACGATATGAATGCCGCCAACGTGGGCTGGAACGGCTCCACGTTCGCCTGA